A single Desulfomonile tiedjei DNA region contains:
- a CDS encoding PAS domain S-box protein, which produces MRNDDQTPKDNLSEPAGSNPPNHELEVLKRNLRWAQESQILAVRILELLNRQTEASDAMREILGMVKEFTGFEAVGIRLRDGEDFPYFETIGFPGYFVEAESSLCSRNEAGEIIRDSTGNPLLECMCGNILRGRTDPSLPFFTQGGSFWSNCTTELLATTTEKERQTRTRNQCNGEGYESVALIPLRSGPEIIGLLQLNDSRKNCFTPEMISFFEGVGVSIGIVLDRTKVERERDRLFNLSIDMLCIAGFDGFFKQVNPAFTKTLGWTKEELLTMPGIELVQPEDREATVATGGQLESGQPLYEFRNRCRHKDGSYRWVSWNMFPIPQEGLIYAVGRDVTKRKEYELALSNARDELEKRVEERTADLKEANEKLLLEFSQRKQVEEALRTEREQLLLLFESINEVIQVIDVNTYKILYANKAAKNLYGRELLGGSCYKEIHGLEKPCAHCPKGTVIRLRGEPYQWDYHNPTTNRDFIATDRIIKWIDGRDAKFHLAVDITERKRAEEELRESEKRFRDLADMLPQFVYEANQEGFFTFANQAALETTGYTWEDIRKGTHLLEIIAPEDSEGAAQDLVKILGGEKIIGREYLIKTRDNDFFPVISYSNPIERNGTVVGFRGVAVDLTERKRAEEALRKSEERYRSLFENMLEGYAYCRMFYEDGKAQDFVYLDVNDSFERLTGLNNVIGKKVTDVIPGIRESNPEVFEIYGRVALTGKPEKFETYVDVLGIWFSISVYRSEREHFVAVFDNITNRKLAEEQVKRAEEFLNTVVDNLPVPVFAKSAQSGQFILWNKASETLFGFAKEQVIGKTDYDFFPREQADFFWKKDSESFVSGETLDIPEEPVLTKTLGTRVLHTRKVPVYAKDGQASYLLGISQDITERKEAEDSLRHLSDFQQALIDSIPNPVFYKDAEGKYLGCNEAFAAVVGLSKEQVVGRSVYEVISRDVADIWSARDREIIDHPHVQSYDFNFMAADGVERFFMNRKAPFFAIDGGLAGIIGVMVDITDRRRAEDALRESEARVRMKLDSILLPEGDISTLELADVIDTPRVQALMDYFFTLTKIPVGIIDLEGRVLVATGWQEICTKFHRRHPETREHCIESDTMLSGGVEQGGFKLYRCKNNMWDVATPILVGGKHLGNIFTGQFLFDDEEPDYEAFRSQARRYGFDEEQYLAALEKAPRWSRATVEAVMTFYTKLADILSTLGYSNIKLARTIAERERLMNSLQESEDLYRILVDNVGVGISLIDANHNIIMSNATIARGIGKPADEFRGKKCFRTFEKRDAVCSHCPGVRAMSTGEPAESEREVVKEDGTRVSVRISAFPVLGQDGEATGFIELVEDLTERKLAEQEKESLRAQLLQAQKMEAIGTLAGGIAHDFNNLLTVILGFSELLLIGKDGRDPYYADIQKINQAARNGAELVQRMLAFSRKTEINPRPLNLNHEIKQVRKLLTRTIPKMIEVELALSDKILAVHADATQLEQILMNLAVNARDAMPDGGKLTIATQQVTLDEGHSRLHLGEKPGDYVLLSVSDTGSGMDTRTLNHIFEPFYTTKELGRGTGLGLAMVYGIVKQHGGHISCESELGQGTTFKIYLPVIPSEAELENPSDRQAVPGGAETVLLVDDEEIIRDLGKRILERSGYTVLTAVNGKEALSLYEKESAKIALVILDLIMPEMGGKQCLDGLLKIDPHVKVLIASGYSADGPAEGGIEPVARGFVGKPYNITDLLRTVRKVLDEG; this is translated from the coding sequence ATGAGAAACGACGATCAAACACCCAAAGACAACTTAAGCGAACCGGCCGGCTCCAACCCGCCGAACCACGAGCTGGAGGTGCTGAAAAGGAACCTCCGATGGGCCCAGGAAAGCCAAATATTGGCCGTTCGCATCTTGGAGCTTCTAAACCGGCAAACTGAGGCTTCGGACGCGATGCGGGAAATCCTGGGCATGGTCAAGGAGTTCACCGGATTTGAAGCCGTCGGGATTCGCCTGCGCGACGGTGAGGATTTCCCATATTTCGAAACCATTGGGTTCCCCGGCTACTTTGTTGAAGCAGAAAGCTCTCTGTGCAGTCGAAACGAGGCAGGTGAGATTATCCGAGATTCCACCGGGAATCCTCTGCTGGAATGCATGTGCGGGAACATATTACGCGGGCGGACCGACCCTTCTCTGCCCTTTTTCACGCAGGGAGGCAGTTTCTGGTCCAACTGCACGACGGAACTTCTCGCCACCACCACGGAAAAAGAACGTCAGACCCGAACGAGAAACCAATGTAACGGAGAAGGCTACGAATCGGTCGCGCTCATACCGTTGCGATCGGGTCCTGAAATCATCGGCCTGCTGCAACTCAACGATTCCCGCAAGAACTGCTTTACTCCGGAAATGATCAGTTTCTTCGAAGGGGTCGGTGTGAGCATCGGTATTGTGCTTGATCGCACAAAGGTGGAACGGGAACGGGATCGCCTGTTCAACCTATCGATAGATATGTTGTGCATTGCCGGATTCGACGGGTTCTTCAAACAAGTCAACCCCGCGTTCACCAAGACGTTGGGGTGGACGAAAGAAGAACTCCTTACCATGCCGGGGATCGAACTGGTCCAGCCCGAAGACCGCGAGGCGACCGTGGCAACGGGAGGGCAACTGGAGTCCGGCCAACCTTTATATGAGTTCCGAAATCGTTGTCGGCACAAGGATGGTTCGTATCGCTGGGTTTCTTGGAATATGTTCCCAATTCCTCAAGAAGGCTTGATCTATGCCGTGGGCCGCGACGTCACAAAACGGAAAGAGTATGAACTGGCCCTGAGTAATGCCAGAGACGAACTTGAGAAGCGTGTTGAAGAGCGCACGGCAGATCTGAAAGAGGCCAACGAGAAGCTTCTCCTCGAGTTTTCCCAGCGCAAGCAAGTGGAGGAGGCCCTGAGGACCGAGCGAGAACAGCTTCTCTTACTTTTCGAGAGCATAAACGAGGTTATCCAAGTAATAGACGTCAACACTTATAAAATCCTCTATGCAAATAAAGCTGCCAAGAACCTGTATGGAAGAGAGCTGCTCGGGGGGAGTTGCTACAAGGAAATACACGGGTTAGAAAAGCCCTGTGCTCATTGCCCAAAGGGGACAGTCATCAGGCTGCGGGGCGAACCGTATCAATGGGACTATCACAATCCCACGACGAACAGGGATTTCATAGCGACGGACAGAATTATTAAGTGGATTGACGGACGTGATGCGAAATTCCACCTCGCCGTAGATATTACGGAACGGAAGAGAGCCGAAGAGGAATTAAGAGAAAGCGAAAAGCGTTTCAGAGACCTGGCTGACATGTTGCCGCAGTTCGTCTATGAGGCCAACCAAGAAGGGTTTTTTACTTTTGCCAATCAGGCGGCGTTGGAGACAACCGGTTATACATGGGAAGACATTCGCAAGGGAACTCACTTGCTGGAAATCATAGCTCCGGAAGACTCGGAGGGAGCCGCGCAAGACCTCGTTAAAATACTGGGCGGCGAAAAGATCATCGGACGAGAATACCTTATTAAAACCCGCGACAATGATTTCTTCCCAGTGATCTCTTATTCAAACCCCATTGAAAGGAACGGGACAGTAGTGGGTTTCAGAGGGGTTGCGGTCGATCTAACGGAACGCAAGAGGGCGGAGGAAGCCTTGCGGAAAAGCGAAGAGCGATATCGCTCGCTATTCGAAAATATGCTTGAAGGTTACGCCTATTGCAGGATGTTTTACGAAGACGGCAAGGCGCAAGATTTTGTGTACCTCGATGTCAACGACTCATTCGAGAGATTGACAGGTTTGAACAATGTCATCGGCAAGAAAGTGACCGACGTAATACCAGGAATAAGGGAATCCAATCCTGAAGTGTTTGAAATCTATGGCAGGGTGGCCTTGACAGGCAAACCCGAGAAATTCGAGACCTACGTGGATGTCCTGGGGATTTGGTTTTCCATCTCTGTCTACAGGTCGGAAAGAGAACACTTTGTTGCAGTATTTGACAACATCACGAATCGCAAGCTGGCCGAAGAACAGGTCAAGCGAGCCGAAGAATTCCTGAATACGGTAGTGGACAATCTCCCCGTCCCTGTCTTCGCAAAATCTGCCCAAAGTGGGCAGTTCATTTTGTGGAATAAGGCCAGCGAGACGCTTTTCGGATTTGCCAAGGAGCAGGTTATCGGCAAGACCGACTATGACTTCTTTCCCAGGGAACAGGCGGATTTCTTTTGGAAGAAAGACAGCGAAAGCTTCGTATCAGGCGAAACCCTTGATATACCGGAGGAACCGGTCCTCACCAAGACTCTGGGCACAAGGGTCCTTCACACGAGGAAAGTGCCCGTCTATGCCAAAGACGGACAAGCTTCCTATCTGCTGGGAATTTCTCAGGACATCACCGAGCGCAAAGAGGCCGAGGACTCACTGAGACATCTTTCGGATTTCCAGCAAGCCTTGATCGATTCCATTCCCAACCCGGTTTTCTACAAAGACGCGGAGGGCAAATATTTAGGGTGTAATGAGGCATTCGCTGCCGTGGTAGGCCTGTCCAAGGAACAAGTGGTGGGGAGGTCTGTTTACGAAGTTATTTCAAGGGACGTGGCGGATATATGGAGTGCAAGAGATCGGGAAATAATCGACCATCCCCATGTCCAATCGTATGACTTTAATTTCATGGCGGCCGACGGTGTTGAACGGTTCTTTATGAATCGCAAAGCGCCCTTTTTTGCTATCGACGGCGGCCTGGCCGGCATAATCGGCGTTATGGTGGATATTACCGACCGGAGACGTGCCGAGGACGCTCTGCGCGAAAGTGAAGCCCGTGTCCGAATGAAACTCGATTCCATCCTTTTGCCCGAGGGCGATATCTCTACACTGGAACTTGCGGATGTCATTGATACGCCAAGAGTCCAGGCCCTCATGGACTACTTTTTCACTCTGACAAAAATCCCGGTGGGGATAATCGACCTGGAGGGCAGGGTCCTGGTCGCCACAGGCTGGCAGGAAATCTGCACAAAGTTTCACCGGCGGCATCCTGAGACCCGTGAACACTGCATAGAAAGTGACACGATGCTATCCGGTGGAGTTGAACAGGGCGGTTTCAAATTGTACCGGTGCAAGAACAACATGTGGGATGTCGCTACACCCATCTTGGTCGGAGGGAAGCATCTTGGCAATATTTTTACAGGACAGTTTCTCTTTGATGACGAGGAGCCTGATTACGAAGCCTTCCGGTCTCAGGCCCGCCGATACGGATTCGACGAGGAACAGTACCTGGCAGCCCTTGAAAAAGCGCCTCGATGGAGCCGGGCAACGGTAGAGGCGGTGATGACTTTTTACACCAAGTTGGCCGACATACTGTCCACGCTCGGTTACAGCAATATAAAATTGGCGCGAACTATTGCGGAGCGAGAGCGCCTGATGAATTCCTTGCAAGAGAGTGAAGACCTCTATCGAATTCTCGTGGATAACGTTGGCGTCGGCATCTCTTTAATAGATGCGAACCACAATATAATCATGTCGAACGCTACAATTGCCAGAGGGATAGGCAAACCCGCGGACGAGTTCAGGGGCAAGAAATGCTTTCGGACATTTGAAAAGCGTGACGCGGTCTGCTCGCATTGTCCAGGGGTTCGGGCAATGAGCACAGGCGAGCCGGCAGAGTCCGAAAGGGAAGTCGTAAAGGAGGACGGGACCCGCGTCAGTGTGCGGATCAGTGCATTTCCGGTTCTTGGGCAGGATGGTGAGGCAACGGGATTTATAGAGCTTGTCGAGGACCTTACGGAACGTAAGCTTGCGGAACAGGAAAAGGAGTCTTTGAGAGCCCAGCTTCTTCAGGCACAAAAAATGGAGGCGATCGGAACGTTGGCCGGAGGCATAGCGCACGACTTTAATAACCTCCTAACCGTAATCTTGGGGTTTTCCGAGCTGCTTCTTATTGGCAAGGATGGACGCGACCCTTATTATGCCGACATTCAGAAAATAAACCAGGCAGCCCGGAACGGAGCCGAACTGGTTCAAAGGATGCTCGCATTTAGTCGCAAGACCGAAATCAACCCCCGTCCCCTTAACCTCAACCACGAAATAAAACAGGTCAGAAAGCTGCTGACACGAACCATTCCTAAAATGATAGAGGTTGAACTGGCCTTGTCCGACAAGATACTCGCTGTTCACGCGGATGCCACGCAGTTGGAGCAAATTCTTATGAACCTCGCGGTAAATGCCAGAGATGCCATGCCGGATGGCGGTAAGCTGACCATTGCAACACAGCAAGTTACTCTGGATGAAGGGCACTCCAGGCTGCACCTCGGGGAGAAGCCGGGTGATTACGTGCTGCTTTCCGTCTCGGATACAGGCAGCGGCATGGACACGCGAACCCTGAACCACATTTTCGAGCCGTTCTACACCACCAAAGAATTAGGCAGAGGAACAGGCCTGGGGCTGGCCATGGTCTATGGAATCGTTAAACAACATGGCGGTCACATCTCTTGTGAAAGCGAGCTTGGTCAAGGGACCACATTCAAAATCTACCTGCCGGTCATCCCCAGCGAAGCGGAATTGGAGAACCCGTCCGACAGGCAGGCTGTTCCAGGAGGCGCCGAGACCGTTTTGCTGGTAGATGACGAAGAAATAATAAGAGATCTGGGGAAAAGGATCCTGGAGCGATCCGGATACACCGTACTCACCGCGGTCAACGGGAAAGAGGCGTTAAGCCTATATGAAAAGGAAAGCGCGAAAATCGCACTGGTAATTCTGGATCTTATCATGCCTGAAATGGGCGGCAAGCAGTGCCTCGACGGACTCCTGAAGATCGACCCCCATGTAAAGGTCCTTATAGCCAGTGGCTATTCCGCCGACGGTCCGGCCGAAGGGGGCATAGAACCTGTAGCCCGTGGTTTTGTCGGCAAGCCTTATAACATAACGGATCTGCTCCGGACCGTTCGCAAAGTGCTCGACGAAGGCTGA
- a CDS encoding peptidylprolyl isomerase, with protein MNATMKTNKGNISLRLFADLTPITVANFVNLAQRGFYNGLKFHRVIENFMIQGGCPFGTGTGGPGYKFEDEFVPELKHDKPGILSMANAGPGTNGSQFFITHVPTPWLDRKHSIFGEVLGSQDQDVVNSIEQNDVIQEIVIEGDTTELFKKAEKYLEKWNKVLDAK; from the coding sequence ATGAATGCAACGATGAAGACCAACAAGGGAAACATATCTTTGAGGCTTTTTGCCGACCTAACCCCCATTACGGTGGCCAACTTCGTGAATCTGGCTCAGAGGGGCTTCTACAACGGTCTGAAATTCCATCGAGTGATCGAGAATTTCATGATTCAAGGGGGCTGTCCATTCGGAACAGGAACCGGCGGACCGGGTTACAAGTTTGAGGATGAGTTTGTTCCGGAATTGAAACACGACAAACCCGGAATTCTGTCCATGGCGAATGCCGGCCCCGGCACCAATGGCAGCCAGTTCTTTATTACTCACGTTCCAACGCCCTGGCTCGACAGAAAACACTCCATCTTCGGGGAAGTGCTGGGGTCTCAGGATCAGGATGTGGTCAACAGCATCGAACAAAATGACGTGATCCAAGAGATAGTCATCGAGGGCGATACCACGGAATTGTTCAAGAAAGCGGAAAAATATCTGGAGAAGTGGAACAAAGTATTAGACGCCAAATGA
- a CDS encoding DUF4337 domain-containing protein, producing MELEEMREEVGETFEKGETREKWLSYLALTTVILAVCASLSSFKENNNSVDTVLNQTQASDQWAFYQAKSIKGYLYEMQKEKVELDLTVFGRTFSDDASGKLRTTVESYDKKMKKYDQEKAEVMKEAKNFEKLRDDAQRRQDTYGIAVIFLQMGILLCSISALMKRRLLWLAGGMTGAVGVVYFANGFLLFM from the coding sequence ATGGAACTAGAAGAAATGCGGGAAGAAGTGGGCGAAACCTTCGAGAAGGGCGAGACCAGAGAGAAGTGGCTCAGCTATTTGGCTCTAACAACGGTGATACTGGCCGTATGCGCAAGTTTGTCCAGTTTCAAGGAGAACAACAACTCTGTGGACACCGTGCTCAACCAGACTCAAGCCTCGGACCAATGGGCGTTCTACCAGGCCAAGAGCATAAAGGGTTATCTCTATGAAATGCAGAAGGAAAAGGTGGAATTGGATCTGACGGTATTCGGGCGGACCTTTTCGGATGACGCCTCCGGCAAACTCAGGACCACAGTCGAGAGTTACGATAAGAAAATGAAAAAATATGACCAGGAAAAAGCAGAGGTCATGAAGGAGGCCAAAAACTTCGAGAAGCTCCGGGATGATGCCCAGCGGCGCCAGGACACATACGGGATAGCGGTCATTTTCCTGCAAATGGGAATCCTGTTATGTTCGATTTCCGCGTTAATGAAAAGGCGATTGTTGTGGCTCGCGGGTGGAATGACCGGTGCTGTGGGCGTTGTCTACTTCGCGAATGGCTTCTTGCTTTTCATGTAG
- a CDS encoding tripartite tricarboxylate transporter substrate binding protein, with translation MRRKHFAVVLLLVALAFLAWNEPGWSQSQSFPTRQLTYLIPFDPGGQSDVEARRQQPHLSRILGQQVIIDYKVGGGGALGWRELVKSKPDGYLFAGFNIPHTILQPLQQEVGYKTEQLVPVAIFQKTPVGLAVPANSPYKTLKDFIEAAKKEPGKLTVGGSSFFSGPHFATMWFDKLAGTKLGYVPFTGAAPQITALLGGHTDAGMTFSNDLVRFKDKLRILALATDERMKELPDVPTFKEQGFNLVEAVDRGVVVPPKTPEDVIKKLEKAFLEISANPEIQAEMIKQGFVPVSMGAAESKAYLDKLTAHYKSLFKEVEATQK, from the coding sequence ATGCGGAGAAAACATTTTGCCGTCGTTCTGCTTCTTGTGGCTCTAGCCTTCCTAGCTTGGAACGAGCCCGGATGGAGCCAATCTCAGTCGTTTCCTACCCGCCAGTTAACGTATCTCATTCCTTTTGATCCGGGTGGTCAATCCGATGTGGAAGCTCGCAGGCAGCAGCCCCACCTGTCGCGAATTCTCGGCCAGCAGGTAATTATAGACTACAAAGTCGGCGGCGGCGGCGCGCTCGGCTGGCGGGAACTGGTCAAATCAAAACCGGACGGTTACCTCTTCGCAGGGTTTAACATTCCTCACACGATTTTGCAGCCGCTTCAACAAGAGGTTGGGTACAAAACCGAGCAGTTGGTTCCTGTGGCCATATTCCAGAAAACACCCGTCGGTTTGGCGGTGCCTGCGAACAGCCCGTACAAGACGCTAAAGGATTTCATCGAGGCTGCTAAAAAAGAGCCCGGTAAGCTCACCGTGGGTGGTTCGTCCTTTTTTTCAGGACCGCATTTTGCCACAATGTGGTTTGACAAATTGGCCGGCACAAAACTCGGTTATGTTCCCTTCACCGGGGCGGCGCCTCAGATCACGGCATTGTTAGGCGGCCATACAGATGCCGGAATGACTTTCTCCAATGACCTTGTACGTTTCAAGGACAAGCTGCGGATATTGGCGCTAGCCACCGATGAGCGCATGAAAGAACTGCCGGACGTACCCACGTTTAAGGAACAAGGCTTCAATCTGGTCGAAGCTGTGGACAGAGGAGTCGTTGTCCCGCCCAAGACACCTGAAGATGTGATCAAGAAGCTGGAAAAGGCATTTCTCGAAATATCCGCCAATCCTGAAATCCAGGCGGAAATGATAAAGCAAGGCTTTGTCCCTGTTTCAATGGGGGCTGCCGAATCAAAGGCTTATCTGGACAAACTCACTGCTCATTACAAGTCTTTGTTCAAAGAGGTTGAAGCAACTCAAAAATAG
- a CDS encoding tripartite tricarboxylate transporter TctB family protein: MTTQRSADIISGIFLAAIGAVVMVAAFDIKSVFGERLPPRTLPLTLGAITFFSGILLSLRAYFYKGELLFVEWPDREGWVRNIVTFICLSGYLVLIEVLGITVASLIFSFALTFYLDRRWIRDLCVSIAIAIVIQVVFVRILQLSFPPGFWAH; the protein is encoded by the coding sequence ATGACCACTCAACGATCCGCGGACATTATTAGTGGGATTTTTTTGGCTGCAATCGGTGCGGTTGTCATGGTAGCCGCTTTCGACATCAAATCCGTATTCGGCGAACGCTTACCTCCCCGTACACTACCGCTGACCCTCGGCGCCATCACTTTTTTCAGCGGAATCTTGCTGAGCCTGCGAGCCTACTTTTACAAAGGTGAATTGCTATTCGTGGAATGGCCTGACCGTGAGGGATGGGTTCGGAACATTGTGACCTTCATATGCCTATCAGGGTATCTCGTTCTTATCGAGGTCCTTGGGATTACGGTTGCAAGCCTGATTTTCTCGTTTGCCCTCACATTTTACCTGGACCGCCGGTGGATTAGGGATTTGTGCGTGAGTATCGCCATCGCAATCGTTATCCAGGTCGTGTTCGTAAGGATACTTCAGCTCTCTTTCCCTCCCGGATTTTGGGCCCATTAA
- a CDS encoding tripartite tricarboxylate transporter permease, producing MLFSWDLLIQGFWSALAPINLFWALVGCTIGTLVGVLPGIGPSSAIAILIPLTTILSPTSAIIMMAAIYYGAMYGGSTTAIVVNIPGEASSVPTALDGYELAKQGRAGPALAISAISSFVAGTLSLVGLTFFAPALSEFALLFGPPEYFALMFMGLSLVISLSGQALVKGMIGASLGLLISLIGQNPVTGAARLTFGIPDLMAGINFISIIIGLFALGEVFFNVEKKITMIFEAKKIDWMPTMADVNRCWGAMLRSTAVGFFMGLLPGCAPAVTTFVAYDLEKRVSKHPEQFGKGALEGVAAPEGANNATCSGGFVPLFAFGLPTGPALAVLLGGFMMYGLQPGPLLFKQQPEFVWAVIASMYIGNMMCLVLNLPLVGMWARIAVIPFPILGPLIIIFSVIGAYSIRFLMFDVWTALVFGVVGYLMRKFRFPMAPMVLASVLAQMLETSLSQSLVISRGSPLIFFTRPIAAAFMGLAFLSIIRGFWVQIKYGRPEALEESDD from the coding sequence ATGCTGTTTTCCTGGGATCTTTTAATCCAGGGGTTCTGGTCGGCTCTGGCTCCGATAAATTTGTTCTGGGCTCTTGTGGGCTGCACCATCGGGACCTTAGTGGGCGTTTTGCCGGGTATAGGACCTTCATCGGCCATAGCAATACTTATCCCGCTTACCACCATCTTATCGCCAACGTCGGCGATTATCATGATGGCCGCGATTTACTATGGAGCGATGTACGGCGGCTCCACAACAGCCATCGTGGTGAATATACCGGGAGAGGCTTCTTCGGTTCCTACAGCGCTGGATGGATATGAGCTTGCCAAACAAGGGAGAGCCGGCCCGGCATTGGCCATTTCCGCCATTTCTTCTTTTGTGGCCGGTACTTTGAGCTTGGTAGGGCTGACTTTTTTTGCTCCAGCGCTCTCGGAGTTTGCACTTCTTTTCGGTCCACCTGAATATTTCGCGCTTATGTTTATGGGACTAAGTCTGGTAATCAGCCTTTCCGGACAGGCGCTCGTCAAAGGAATGATCGGTGCCTCACTCGGGCTCCTGATATCGCTGATCGGGCAGAATCCAGTGACAGGCGCGGCTCGATTAACCTTCGGAATCCCGGACCTCATGGCGGGAATCAATTTTATCAGCATCATCATCGGTCTATTTGCATTGGGTGAGGTTTTCTTCAATGTAGAAAAAAAGATAACCATGATTTTCGAGGCAAAAAAGATCGATTGGATGCCAACCATGGCCGACGTTAATCGCTGCTGGGGAGCGATGCTTCGATCTACCGCGGTAGGTTTTTTCATGGGGTTGTTGCCGGGATGCGCGCCCGCGGTTACCACCTTTGTGGCCTATGATCTTGAAAAGCGAGTTTCAAAGCATCCGGAGCAGTTCGGTAAAGGGGCCCTCGAAGGAGTGGCAGCTCCGGAAGGAGCCAATAATGCGACATGCAGCGGCGGTTTTGTGCCGTTGTTTGCCTTCGGTTTGCCCACTGGACCGGCTCTCGCGGTGCTCCTCGGTGGCTTCATGATGTACGGCCTTCAGCCCGGTCCTCTGCTCTTCAAACAGCAGCCGGAATTTGTCTGGGCCGTCATTGCCAGCATGTACATTGGAAACATGATGTGTCTCGTCCTCAATCTGCCCCTTGTGGGAATGTGGGCTCGTATCGCCGTGATTCCATTCCCCATTCTGGGGCCGTTGATCATCATTTTCTCTGTAATTGGAGCCTATTCCATTCGATTTCTGATGTTCGACGTTTGGACGGCCCTTGTATTCGGCGTTGTGGGTTATTTGATGCGAAAATTCAGGTTTCCCATGGCCCCAATGGTCCTTGCCTCGGTTTTGGCTCAGATGCTCGAAACGTCGCTTTCTCAGTCACTCGTGATTTCCCGAGGCTCGCCTCTCATATTTTTCACAAGGCCTATTGCCGCAGCATTTATGGGATTGGCATTTCTGAGCATCATCAGAGGCTTCTGGGTTCAAATAAAGTACGGGAGACCTGAGGCTCTCGAAGAAAGTGATGATTGA
- a CDS encoding type II toxin-antitoxin system HicB family antitoxin: MAVRTFTAVLHREEDLFVAECPEIGTVSQGYTLEEALANLREATELYLEEFPIPETDRSFLTTFEVTYG, encoded by the coding sequence ATGGCTGTACGAACTTTCACTGCCGTTCTCCACAGAGAAGAAGACTTGTTCGTCGCTGAGTGTCCCGAAATAGGCACCGTAAGCCAGGGATATACCTTGGAAGAGGCCCTTGCCAATCTGCGGGAGGCTACCGAGCTATATCTGGAGGAGTTCCCGATTCCGGAGACTGACAGGTCCTTCTTGACGACCTTTGAAGTGACATATGGGTGA